AGGCCGAGCGGCTCGGCCTGTCGTCGCCGCAGGACGTCAGCGGACGCGCGCTCGGCTCGCTGCTGAGCGGTGGCGGCTCGGTGCCCGAGGGCAACACCGCGGTGGCGTGGGCCGACATGGTCGACGCGTACCAGCGCGAGGCACTCTCGACGCGGTTGCAGATCCCGATGGTCTACGGCGTGGACGCCGTGCACGGCCACAGCAACGTGGTGGGTGCGACGATCTTCCCGCACAACACCGGCCTCGGCGCGACCCGTGACCCGGCCCTGGTCGAGCGCATCGCCGAGGTCACCGCGACCGAGGTGCGGGCGACCGGCGTGCCGTGGACCTTCGCCCCCTGCCTCTGCGTCTCGCGCGACGAGCGATGGGGTCGCAGCTACGAGTCCTTCGGCGAGGACCCCGACCTGGTGCGCACGTTCGCGGCCCCGTCGGTGATCGGCCTGCAGGGCGACGACCCGACCGACATCGGCGGCGCCGACGAGGTGCTCGCCACGGCCAAGCACTGGGCCGGCGACGGCGGCACGAGCTACGACGAGTCCGTGGCCGGCACGGGTGCGTACCCGATCGACCAGGGCGTCACGAACGCCGACTCACTCGAGGACTTCACCCGACTGCACGTCGACCCCTACCTGCCGGCCCTCGAGGCGGGTGTGGGCACGATCATGCCGTCGTACTCGGCGGTCGATCTGGGCGACGGGCCCGTGCGCATGCACGAGAACGCCGCGCTCAACAACGACCTGCTGAAGGGCGACCTGGGGTTCCAGGGCTTCCTCATCAGCGACTGGGAGGGCATCGACAAGCTGCCCGGCGGCGACTACGCCGACAAGGCCGTCCGGTCGGTGAACGCGGGACTCGACATGGCGATGGCGCCCTACAACTACGGGGCGTTCATCGACGCGATCGTGGCGGCCGTCCGCTCGGGCGACGTGGCCGAGTCGCGGGTCGACGACGCCGTGCGGCGCATCCTCACCCAGAAGTTCGACCTGAACCTGTTCGAGCAGCCCTTCGCCGACCGGACCAACGTCGACGGCGTCGGATCGGCCGAGAACCGCGCCGTGGCCCGTCAGGCCGCCGGCGAGTCGCAGGTGCTGCTGAAGAACACAGGAGGCGCGCTGCCGTTGGCCGCGGACGCCGACCTGTACGTGGCCGGCTCCACCGCGGACGACCTCGGTCGCCAGATGGGCGGCTGGACGATCAGCTGGCAGGGCGGATCGGGCGACACGACGACCGGCACGAGCATCGCCGAGGGCATCCGCGAGGTGGCGCCCGGGGCGTCGGTCACGCTGAGCCCCGACGCGTCGGCACCGATCGGAGCCGGTCAGACCGGCGTCGTCGTGGTCGGCGAGCGCCCGTACGCCGAGGGCCAGGGCGACGTGCCGAACAACGGCTCGAGCCTGTCGCTGACGGCCTCGGACCAGGCGATCGTGGACGAGGTCTGCGCCGCCACCGCGTCGTGCGTGGTGCTGGTCGTCTCGGGCCGCCCGCAGCTGCTCGGCGACGTCGTGAGCGTGGCCGACGCGGTCGTCGCGTCGTCACTGCCCGGCTCCGAGGGCGCCGGCGTCGCCGACGTGCTGTTCGGCGACCGGCCCTTCACCGGGCGCCTGCCCGTGACCTGGGCGGCCCGCGCCGACCAGGTGCCGATCAACGTCGGCGACGCCGACTACGAGCCGCTCTACCCGTACGGCTGGGGCCTGCGCACCGACGGTGCCCGCGAGCGTCTGGAGGCGCTGGTCGCCTCCCTGCCCGAGGGTGCGTCCCGTGCCGCGGTGCAGGCCGTGCTCGACTCCGACGTGTGGGACGGCGACGGTGCGGTGACGGACGCTGCCGCCGCGTTGCGCCTCCTGCTCGCCGCGGTGACCCCGTTCGCCGGCACCGACCTCGGCACGATGGCCACGGCGGACGACCTCGTGTCGGTCGCCCGCGACCTCGCCCAGCAGGCGATGGTCGACGGCACCGCGGTCGACGGGTCGGCGGCCCTGACGGCCGACGCCGAGAACGCGCTGCAACGCGGGCTGCCCGACGTGGCGCTCTCGCGGTTCGCCTCGGTGCTCGGCATCGACCTGGGCGTCGTCGAGCCGACCAAGGACGTCGTGCCCGGCACGCTCGATCCCTCCACCGCCCGCCCGGGCGACACGGTCTCGATCACGGCGACCGGCTTCGCCGCCGGCGAGGACCTCGCGGGCACCGTGTTCTCGGAACCGCAGTCGATCGGCGGGACCACGGCCACGGCGGCCGGGGTCGGCGTGCTGCGGTTCGTCGTGCCGGCCGACCTCGAGCCGGGCGCGCACGTCGTCGAGCTCGAGGGGACGGGACAGATCGCCCGGGCCACGCTGACGGTGCTCGCCGCGGCGGTGCCGGGTGACCCGGGGACGCCGGGTGGCGGGACGCCCGGCACGCCGGGTGGTGGCGGGCCGGGCAGCGGCTCGGGCTCGGGCTCGGGCTCGGGCTCGGGCTCGGGCTCGGGTGGCACCGTCGTGGCGTCGCCGGTCGGGCTCGCCTGGACCGGCTCGGGCGAGTGGATCGGAATCGCCGTCGCGGCGTTCCTCATCGTGGCGCTCGGGGTCGCCCTGCGGCTGCGTCGCCCGCGCGACCGCGGCTGACGCGCCGCGCCTCCCCCTCGAACCCCGTTTCGAACGATGCACCCCGTTTCTTCCGGGTTCATCGTTCGAAACGGGGTTCTTCGTCAGGTCGTCGCTCTCGATCCGGGTCGGGCCCCGCTGCTACCGTCGCGGGGTGCTCACCACCGACCGCCTGCTGCTGCGCCGC
This genomic interval from Frigoribacterium sp. Leaf415 contains the following:
- a CDS encoding glycoside hydrolase family 3 N-terminal domain-containing protein; protein product: MSAAPARSSSTPRSRPVRPARRPRRGLALAAATAAAALLLSGLPAIAAQAAPVDLARFGTVTASASQADGDGTFPADALIDGDPTTRWASGNGPDEDVEFTASVIVDLGGTTRVDAIGLDWEASYATDYTVDVTSGDPTLPEGWTTAQTVTSDGGRDDVTLSTPTDARYVRVSMLQRSAATWDPARPHFYGYSAFGLQVFGEAQTRSVTFDRSTATVAAGQTLTAGLSLTGPSDEPVTVRVRSTGGTATAGTDYAALDETVTFAPGETSASVALVTTSTGALSPRRTIELTASEPSDPTVVGTRATLTVTLTPTGALPNVGATTVLDDFEGGVPTGYFGWGQSPAVTPALDTVEAQREGATGVRALRATVAGPTTAESWFGFSHDVPATDWSDHDGFSFWFRGTASGLPLRYELKNGDGALFEQTVVDDSADWKQVSVLFADLRQKGQPSSDLRFDPSASTGFAVTLTPLGAGTWQFDDVALFERATMIEDFEGEVPLGTTADPVGFFTWGSPAPLEPTISRDVTVQERDGRADNHVLSGTSSIPAGGYGGLSHNLADSQDWSSYQGLRFWWYASQANNPASPTAGADIKVEIKDGDPAGGDTAETGELWATTFKDNWGSSTSRWKLVELPFSAFTPSGYQPGDAATTNGTLDLTSAFGYSFTFTPGTPAPVGYAIDDTQLYGTPASAASVTVDPSQDVYLVDAGGSVEIPLTVTTAGDEPLASDVSVDWSTADGTAVEGTDYDAASGTVTFAAGTASGTAQSVTVSTRASSGAAESKEFAVSLASTTAKVGDGPRVVIGAHDLPYLDPSLPTADRVADLLGRMTLDEKVGQMAQAERLGLSSPQDVSGRALGSLLSGGGSVPEGNTAVAWADMVDAYQREALSTRLQIPMVYGVDAVHGHSNVVGATIFPHNTGLGATRDPALVERIAEVTATEVRATGVPWTFAPCLCVSRDERWGRSYESFGEDPDLVRTFAAPSVIGLQGDDPTDIGGADEVLATAKHWAGDGGTSYDESVAGTGAYPIDQGVTNADSLEDFTRLHVDPYLPALEAGVGTIMPSYSAVDLGDGPVRMHENAALNNDLLKGDLGFQGFLISDWEGIDKLPGGDYADKAVRSVNAGLDMAMAPYNYGAFIDAIVAAVRSGDVAESRVDDAVRRILTQKFDLNLFEQPFADRTNVDGVGSAENRAVARQAAGESQVLLKNTGGALPLAADADLYVAGSTADDLGRQMGGWTISWQGGSGDTTTGTSIAEGIREVAPGASVTLSPDASAPIGAGQTGVVVVGERPYAEGQGDVPNNGSSLSLTASDQAIVDEVCAATASCVVLVVSGRPQLLGDVVSVADAVVASSLPGSEGAGVADVLFGDRPFTGRLPVTWAARADQVPINVGDADYEPLYPYGWGLRTDGARERLEALVASLPEGASRAAVQAVLDSDVWDGDGAVTDAAAALRLLLAAVTPFAGTDLGTMATADDLVSVARDLAQQAMVDGTAVDGSAALTADAENALQRGLPDVALSRFASVLGIDLGVVEPTKDVVPGTLDPSTARPGDTVSITATGFAAGEDLAGTVFSEPQSIGGTTATAAGVGVLRFVVPADLEPGAHVVELEGTGQIARATLTVLAAAVPGDPGTPGGGTPGTPGGGGPGSGSGSGSGSGSGSGSGGTVVASPVGLAWTGSGEWIGIAVAAFLIVALGVALRLRRPRDRG